A genomic region of Sander vitreus isolate 19-12246 chromosome 11, sanVit1, whole genome shotgun sequence contains the following coding sequences:
- the LOC144525901 gene encoding trace amine-associated receptor 13c-like, translating to MTETQDGAELCFPQLFNTSCRKLTPPWFEVMLIHTLLYSISLLTVALNLLVIISVSHFRQLHTPTNILLLSLAVSDLLVGLVLMPGEILRKTSCWYFGDLACTLYTYVTVIIPVSSIGDIVLISVDRYLAICDPLHYTTKVTVNRIKFCVCLWWLYSVSYSFLFVKDDLTQPGKYNSCHGACVLVIDYFTGVIDLVLSFIVPVTVIITLYLRVFVVAVSQARAMRSHITAVKLQHSVTPKAKKSELKAARNLGVLVVVFLMCLGPYYSVSLAGDSFVNDSSASYVLFVCQFNSCLNPVIYAFFYPWFRKAVIYIVTLRILQPGSSETNML from the exons ATGACGGAGACACAGGACGGAGCAGAGCTCTGCTTTCCACAACTCTTCAACACCTCCTGCAGGAAGCTGACACCTCCTTGGTTTGAAGTGATGCTCATTCACACTTTGCTCTACTCCATCTCTCTGCTCACTGTAGCTCTCAACCTGCTTGTCATCATCTCAGTCTCCCACTTCAG GCAGCTCCACACACCCAccaacatcctcctcctctctctggctgtctcaGACCTTCTAGTGGGCCTCGTGCTGATGCCAGGAGAAATCCTCCGAAAAACATCATGCTGGTATTTTGGTGACCTTGCTTGTACTCTGTATACGTATGTTACAGTCATCATTCCCGTATCCTCAATAGGTGACATAGTGCTCATATCAGTTGACCGTTATTTGGCTATTTGTGACCCTCTGCATTACACCACTAAAGTCACTGTCAACAGAATTAaattctgtgtttgtctgtggtgGCTCTATTCTGTTTCCTACAGCTTTCTCTTTGTAAAGGATGACCTGACTCAACCGGGGAAGTATAATTCTTGCCACGGAGCATGTGTGTTGGTCATTGATTATTTCACAGGAGTAATAGATCTTGTTTTGAGCTTTATTGTTCCAGTTACTGTCATCATAACTCTGTATCTGAGAGTATTTGTTGTGGCTGTGTCTCAGGCTCGTGCCATGCGCTCTCACATTACAGCTGTCAAACTCCAGCATTCAGTGACTCCAAAGGCAAAGAAATCAGAGCTGAAAGCAGCCAGGAATCTTGGTGTTCTTGTTGTCGTGTTCCTCATGTGTTTAGGCCCATattactctgtctctcttgcagGTGACAGCTTCGTTAATGATTCATCTGCATCCTATGTTCTCTTTGTGTGTCAATTTAACTCTTGTCTAAACCCTGTCATCTATGCCTTTTTTTACCCCTGGTTTAGAAAAGCAGTGATATACATTGTAACTCTTCGTATACTGCAGCCTGGCTCCTCTGAGACCAACATGCTGTAG